The sequence CTGCGGATGCGCTTCGGGCTCGACGACAACGAGCCGCGCACGCTGAAAGAGATCGGCGAGCAGCTCGGTCTGACGCGCGAGCGGGTCCGCCAGATCGAAACCGAGGCGCTCGCCAAGCTGGCCACCGCGCTGGAAGGCGAGCCGGCCGCGGAAGACGATTGACGCTCGCCGCGCGCGACGCGAAACTCTTGACGTCGCGCTTTCGACGAGGCAAATCGCCCGGATGCCTGACGCCTGACGCCTTCGGGCCTCTTCGTCTCTCTCGTGAGTGCGCGATGCGTTCGCGTTTGTCGCGCGCGCCGTCGGGCAAGCGCGCGAAAAAAATCTCGTCGCGACGGCAAATACCTGTTGCCAAAAATTTTTTTCGGCGTACAACTAGACGCATAGCGCACGCTTGAGTTGATGTCGTGCGCGAGATCGAGCGATGGATGTTCGACTCGCGGCGACCGACGATAGGAAGTCGTTTTTTGTCAAGGGTGAGCGGCGGCGCGTTCCAACGGTTGCGACGATTGCTCGTTCAGACCGTTGAGCGAAGCGCGGCTCACCAGGTTTTTAACGGAGGACATGTAGCGTGGCCAAGAAGAAAGCTGCCAAGAAGGCTGTCAAGAAGTCGCCCAAGAAGAAAGCTGCGAAGAAGACGGCGAAGCGGAAGTAGTTCCTTTTCGCGTTGGCAGCGGCGCTCACCCGGCCACTTCGCGTGGCGAGTTCGGTCGGCGCATGAACAACGACGAGAGAGAGCCGCTTGGAGCAAACCCTCCGAGCGGCTCTATTTTTGCGCCCCGTAGCCCGCTTGCTCCGCAAGCGGATTGACGGGCGGCAGGCCGCCGTGCAAAGTTATCGACATGGCCGAGCTCTTCAACTCCGACGGCGCCAGCGACGAGCTGACCGACTTGCTGCGCCTGTCGCTGGTTTCGGGCATTGGACCGCGCCTGCGGCAGCTTCTGCTGGAGCGGTTCGAAACGCCGGCGGCAATCTTTGCCGCCTCGCCCAGCGAGCTGCGTTCGGTGCCCGGCATCGGCGGCAAGCTGGCCGGCGCCGTGGCACGGGCACGCGCCGAGATCGACGTCGACGCCGAACTCGATCTTTGCCGCAAACGCCAAGTGAGCATCGTGCCGCAGGACGGCGCGGGCTATCCGCGGGCCTTGCAAGAAATCGCCGATCCACCGGGCCTGCTCTTTGTGCGTGGCGCGATCGAGCCGCGCGACGCGTTGAGCATTGCCGTCGTCGGCTCGCGGCACGCCACGCGGTATGGACTGATGATTGCCGAGCGTTTGGCGGCCAGCCTGTCGCGGGCCGGACTGACGGTCGTGAGCGGCCTTGCCCGCGGCATCGATGCGGCGGCCCACCGCGGCGCGTTGGCGGCGGGCGGTCGCACCATCGCCGTGCTCGGCAGCGGCGTGTTGAACATCTATCCGCCCGAACACGCCACGCTGGCGAGCGAAATCATGGCCCGCGGCGCGGTGGTGGGCGAAGCGCCGGTCCGTTCGGCGCCGCTCAGCGGCGCGTTTCCGCAGCGCAACCGCTTGATCAGCGGCATGTCGCTGGGAGTGGTGATCGTGGAGGCGGCATTGCACAGCGGCGCGTTGATTACGGCCCGCCACGCCATGGAGCAGGGACGCGAGGTGTTTGCGGTGCCGGGGCCGGTCGATAGCCGTATGTCGCGCGGCTGCCATCAGCTCATTCGCGACGGAGCGAAGCTCGTGGAAACGGCCGACGACGTGTTGGAAGAGCTGGGCCCGCTGGTGGCCGCCGCGCCGCGCGAAGACGGCTCGGTCGTGCATCATCCCGCCGAACTGCTGCTGAACGAGGCGGAGCAGCGCATTTTGTCGGCCGTCGGCACCAGCGCCACGGCCATCGACCAGGTGATCGCCGACAGCGGCCTGCCGACGCCGCAGGTGCTATCCACCCTGAGCGTGCTGGAGATGCGGCGGTTGGTCAAACGACTCAGCGGCAACTACGTGCTGCGCGTGTCGTAGGGTGGGACTAACCCACCAACTCCGGAATCAGGCTGCCTTGGCGGACGATCATCACGGGTCGGCCGGTGTTGGTGTGATACTCCTTCTCGTAATTGATGCCCAAGGTGTGATAGAACGAAGCGGCCACCTGGTCGGGCGAGATGCCGTCGCCCTCCGCGGGCCCCATGCCCTGCTCGTCGCTCGCGCCGACGACCTGGCCGCAGCGGATGCCGCCCCCGCCCAGCAGCACGAACATGGCCCGCGGCCAGTGGTCGCGGCCGGCGTTCTTGTTGATCTTGGGCGTGCGGCCGAACTCACCGGTGACGAACACCACGGTCGAACTCAACAGCCCTCGCCGATCGAGCTGCTTGAACATCGCCGCCAGACCTTGATCGAGTTCCGGCAACTGTTTGTCTTTCAGCTTCACGAAGTTCTGCTGGTGCGTATCCCAGCCGCCGAAGTTCACGGTGGCGAACCGCACGCCCGACTCAATCAGGCGCACGGCCAGCAAACAGCTTTGCCCGAAGTTGTTGTCGCCGAATTCCTGCGCTACTTCCGATTTCTCCTGCGTCACGTCGAACGCCTGGCGTGCCCGTGACGAGCTGATGATCTCGTAGGCCTGCTCGTCGAACTTGTCGAGGCCCTCCACGAGTCCGCTGGCCGACTCGTAGCCGTTGAAGAGCGTATCGAGATCGCCGAGCAAGTGCTGCCGCCGCTCGACCTTTTCCACGGTGAGGCCGCCGGAGAGCGTCATGCCGCGCACGTTGAACGGCTTGCCGAGCTTGGGCGTCGAATCGGTCGACAAGGCGGCGTAGCGCACACCCAAGTAGCCCGCCCGTTGCGGAGTATTCGGAATGGCGACGAACGACGGCAGGTCGCGCTGGCCCGCCAGCTCTTTGCTCACGACGGCGCCGAAGCCGGGGAACTCCAGCGAGGGCAACGGCCGGTTGCCGCTGTTCAGATACTTGCTGCCCAGCTCGTGGGCCGCCAACGTGTGGCTTACGCCGCGAAGCACGGCAAACTTGTCGGTGTGGCTGGCGAGTTTCGGCAGGTGTTCCGAAATCTGCACGCCCGCGACCTTGGTGTCGATTGGCTTGAACTCACCGCGAATTTCATCGGGCGCGCCGGGCTTCAGATCGAAGGTGTCGAGGTGCGAAGGGCCGCCGCCCAGGTTGACGAAGATGGCCGCCTTGGCCTTGGCGGCCTGCACTTCGCCCGAGTGCGCCAGCCGCAAATAGCCGGCCAAGCTTAGTCCGCTGCCGAGTGCGCCCGCCTTGAGAAAATCGCGTCGCCGAATGCCGTCGCAGTAAGTGTTGGTGGACATGGGGATCCTTGGGAGGGTTCAGGGTTCGGGGTTCAGGGTTCAGGGTTCAGGGATGAGGCGTCAGGCGTCAGGCGTCAGGCGTCAGGAAAGTCGCGATCTCCCATCTTCTGAACCCTGAACCCTCTCTTACCGGTTCACGATAAACTCTTTCGTGTTCAAGAGCGCCCACATCAGATCTTTCATGCCTGAGGCGGGCGTTTCCGATTCTTGGAGATAACGCATCGCAATCTGTTGCTCGTCGTCCTTGGGCAATCGGCTTAAGGTGCGGAGGTAGGCCTCGCGCACCAGCGCTTCGGGCGCCGCCTCCACCGGCGGTAGATCGGCGTTGCGCTGCTTTTCCTTGTCGAGCGCACGGTCCCTCTGCTCGAGTTGCTTGCGAAGCCGCTCCAACTCGCGCTCGGCGTTTTTGCGGTCCTTTCGATTGCCGTCGTTCTCGACTTCTTTGAGCCGTTCTTCTTGCTGAGCGATCGCGGTTGTCAGCTTCGCGTGCTCCTCTTCCAGGAATTTCCGCGGTCGCGCCGCGGCCGGGTCGATCTGCTTGAGCCAGCCGTCGTTGCGGTCCAACAGGCCGAGCATCGACTGGTCGTTGCGAAGATAGA is a genomic window of Pirellulales bacterium containing:
- the dprA gene encoding DNA-processing protein DprA; protein product: MAELFNSDGASDELTDLLRLSLVSGIGPRLRQLLLERFETPAAIFAASPSELRSVPGIGGKLAGAVARARAEIDVDAELDLCRKRQVSIVPQDGAGYPRALQEIADPPGLLFVRGAIEPRDALSIAVVGSRHATRYGLMIAERLAASLSRAGLTVVSGLARGIDAAAHRGALAAGGRTIAVLGSGVLNIYPPEHATLASEIMARGAVVGEAPVRSAPLSGAFPQRNRLISGMSLGVVIVEAALHSGALITARHAMEQGREVFAVPGPVDSRMSRGCHQLIRDGAKLVETADDVLEELGPLVAAAPREDGSVVHHPAELLLNEAEQRILSAVGTSATAIDQVIADSGLPTPQVLSTLSVLEMRRLVKRLSGNYVLRVS
- a CDS encoding DUF1501 domain-containing protein, with protein sequence MSTNTYCDGIRRRDFLKAGALGSGLSLAGYLRLAHSGEVQAAKAKAAIFVNLGGGPSHLDTFDLKPGAPDEIRGEFKPIDTKVAGVQISEHLPKLASHTDKFAVLRGVSHTLAAHELGSKYLNSGNRPLPSLEFPGFGAVVSKELAGQRDLPSFVAIPNTPQRAGYLGVRYAALSTDSTPKLGKPFNVRGMTLSGGLTVEKVERRQHLLGDLDTLFNGYESASGLVEGLDKFDEQAYEIISSSRARQAFDVTQEKSEVAQEFGDNNFGQSCLLAVRLIESGVRFATVNFGGWDTHQQNFVKLKDKQLPELDQGLAAMFKQLDRRGLLSSTVVFVTGEFGRTPKINKNAGRDHWPRAMFVLLGGGGIRCGQVVGASDEQGMGPAEGDGISPDQVAASFYHTLGINYEKEYHTNTGRPVMIVRQGSLIPELVG